The Lynx canadensis isolate LIC74 chromosome A2, mLynCan4.pri.v2, whole genome shotgun sequence DNA segment GCCCCCCGACTCTTGGAAGTGGGCTCAGAAAGACCCGTGAGCTGCGCCTTGGACGAGCTATTTCCAGCCTCGGAGGCTTGGGTCTACCTGGCGCTAGGGGATCAGAGGCTGAGTCCCGATATCACCTTCGAGGGGGACGCGCTTATGGCCACTGCCACAGCCACAGCTAGTGCAGAACAGGAGGGGGCCAGCCAGCTGGTCTGCAACGTGACCCTGGGGGGCGAGAGCCGCGAGACCCGGGAGAACGTGACTATTTACAGTAAGAGGGAGTGACGCGGACCCTGCGCGGTTCTGGGGTGGAGCCAGAGGAACGGGAAGGCGGGGCAAATAGTGGGCGGGGCCTTAGTATAGGAATAGGCGTGGTCCGAAAGTCCATAAGGGGTGACAGAGACTGAATAGCAGGCGGAATATGAGACGCCGGAAAGGGAAGGCCGCAAACCCAGCGAGGATCTCCGAAAGATTTGGCGGAGACAACCTCAAGGGGGCGGGTCGAGATGGGGCGGAGCCTGCGCATCCCGAGGGGAGGAGCGCGGTACCCTTAGTTTGGCCGCAGAGCCGGGACGGTTCGGGTAGATAAGGGTCAGCCTCGACCCGCAGGAGGGGCGTGGTCAAGGGATTCACCGCCAATGCCCTGTCCCCAGGCTTCCCGGCGCCGGTCCTGACCCTGAGCGAGCCCACCATCCCCGAAGGGAAGGTGGTGACAGTAACTTGCTCAGCTGGGGCCAGAGTCCTGGTCACACTGGACGGAATTCCAGCCGTGGTCCCAGGGCAGCCCACCCAGCTTCAGCTAAATGCCACCGAGGACGACGACAGGCGCAGCTTCTTCTGTGATGCCACTCTCGAGGTGGACGGGGAGACCCTAAGCAAGAACAAGAGCGCCGAACTCCGCGTCCTATGTGAGTTGGCCTTTAACCTCTCGCCTCCCCGTGATTTCCAAGGACCTGTCCAGTCCCTGGCCCTGCTGTGGAAGTGGGGCTTTTCCTCATGTCCGGCTTCTCTGTATCCCACGCCCCTGCCTGCAGACGCCCCTCGGCTGGACGATTCGGACTGTCCCAGGAGCTGGACGTGGCCCGAGGGCCCAGAACAGACGCTGCGCTGTGAAGCCCGAGGAAACCCCGCTCCCTCCGTGCACTGCGCACGGCCTGACAGCGGGGCAGTGCTGGCGCTGGGCCTGCTGGGTCCAGTCACTCGCGCTCTCGCCGGCACTTACCGCTGCACTGCGGCCAATGTCCAGGGCCAGGCAGTCAAGGACGTGACGCTGACggtggagtgtgagtgggggtgcaCAGGGCGCATCTCTAACAGGGTCTAGGGGCAACTAAGCCTACAAGGAAGAgtggggacaggatctgaagtgtgCCTTTGGGCAGGattttggaaaagggaagaggcTGGCGAGTGGGATTAGGGGAAGATcttggggaaagagggagaggaagaggtagACGTGTCCCTAAGGGTCTGGGGTGCGACATCTGGACGGAGTCTTGGAAAGGGGGACTTTCCAAGCCCTCTAACAATTTTTAGGTCAAAGACTCGGGGACAGTCCTGTGGGCGCTTTGTAGGAATCAGAAAAAGGGCTCCAAACAGCTCACAGCTCGACCAGCGTGAAACCTCTTTGGTTCAGTGTCTTTGTGCCTGCCCAACACTTTGTGGCCGCCCTTAGACGGAAAGGGGGTCTAGGGACATTAGGCCAGTCCCTAAACCCCAAACCGAACAACATATCTTCCCCCAGACGCCCCAGCGCTGGACATCGTGGGCTGCCCAGAACACATTACATGGCTGGAAGGAACAGAAGTCTCACTGAGCTGTGTGGCGCATGGAGTCCCGCCGCCGAGCGTGAGCTGTGTGCGCTCTGGGGAGGCCAGGGTCCTGGAGGGCCTGCTGCATGTGGTCCGGGAGCACGCAGGAACCTACCGCTGCGAAGCCACCAATGCTCGAGGTTCTGCAGCCAAAAATGTGGCTGTCACGGTGGAATGTGAGTGGGGACAACACGGGGCAGGATGGTAGGTGAGGATAACCCTGGCCTGACTTCCAGTCTCTGTGTGACCTTCTGCTCCCCAGATGGCCCCAGTTTTGAGGAGCTCAGCTGCCCCAGCAATTGGACATGGGTGGAAGGATCTGAGCAGCTGTTTTCTTGTGAGGTGGATGGAAAGCCAGAGCCAAGCGTGGAGTGCATCGGCTCAGAGGGCACCAGTGAAGGGATGCTACTCCCGCTGGCACCCCCAGACCCTAGTCCCAGAGTCCCCCGCATCTCTAGTGAACTGGTACCTGGTATCTACGTCTGCAACGCTACCAACAGGCACGGCTCCGTGGTCAAGACAGTCGCCGTGAGCACGGAGTGTGAGCGGGGCCCAGGCTGGTGGGAAGTAGGGGTGCCCCAGGGTCCGCCCCCCCCCTAACGTCCCCCATGGCTGCTTTGCAGCGCCGCCGCAAATGGATGAGTCCACCTGCCCGAGTCACCAGACGTGGCTGGAAGGGACTGAGGCTGCCGCGCTGGCCTGCGCCGCCCGGGGTCGCCCCTCCCCGCAAGTGCGCTGCTCCCGGGAGGGCGTGCCGAGGCCTCAGCGGCTGCGCGTGTCCCGAGAAGATGCGGGTACCTACCGCTGCTTGGCCACCAACACGCATGGCACGGACGCACGGACTGTCACCGTGGGCGTGGAATGTGAGTGGGAGCAGCACCGGATGGAGGGCACCAGGTCCCCCAAACAGCGACTTGCAGCAGTAGGATTGCCCAAGACAGTTCAAGGGCACCTCCCCAGACCCCTTCCTGGGGACAAGAATTCCTCATCTAAACCTGAGGAGAATGAAAACTCTAGGGAACGGGAGCCCGGGCCCCCTCAAGTTCTAGGTCAAAAGGGCACCGGTGTAGGGCCCCACTTCTCATTCCTTGAGGCAGGGCACAGGATTTTAGTGCTGATGACAGCCTGA contains these protein-coding regions:
- the ICAM5 gene encoding intercellular adhesion molecule 5 — protein: MPGPSPGLCRALLGLWAALGLGFLGLSAVAQEPFWADLQPRVALVERGGSLWLNCSTNCPRPERGGLETSLRRNGTQRGLRWLARQLVDIREPETQPVCFFRCARRTLQARGLIRTFQRPDRVELVPLPAWQPVGENFTLSCRVPGAGPRGSLTLTLLRGAQELIRRSFAGEPPRARGAVLTATVLARREDHGANFSCRAELDLRPHGLGLFENSSAPRQLRTFALSPDRPRLAAPRLLEVGSERPVSCALDELFPASEAWVYLALGDQRLSPDITFEGDALMATATATASAEQEGASQLVCNVTLGGESRETRENVTIYSFPAPVLTLSEPTIPEGKVVTVTCSAGARVLVTLDGIPAVVPGQPTQLQLNATEDDDRRSFFCDATLEVDGETLSKNKSAELRVLYAPRLDDSDCPRSWTWPEGPEQTLRCEARGNPAPSVHCARPDSGAVLALGLLGPVTRALAGTYRCTAANVQGQAVKDVTLTVEYAPALDIVGCPEHITWLEGTEVSLSCVAHGVPPPSVSCVRSGEARVLEGLLHVVREHAGTYRCEATNARGSAAKNVAVTVEYGPSFEELSCPSNWTWVEGSEQLFSCEVDGKPEPSVECIGSEGTSEGMLLPLAPPDPSPRVPRISSELVPGIYVCNATNRHGSVVKTVAVSTESPPQMDESTCPSHQTWLEGTEAAALACAARGRPSPQVRCSREGVPRPQRLRVSREDAGTYRCLATNTHGTDARTVTVGVEYRPVVAELAASPPGGVRPGGNFTLTCRAEAWPPAQISWRAPPGAPNIGLSSNNSTLSVAGAMGSHGGEYECAATNAHGRHARRITVRVAGPWLWVAVGGAAGGAALLAAGAGLAFYVQSTACKKGEYNVQEAESSGEAVCLNGAGGGAGGSTAAAEGGTEAAGTAEAQAGGEVFAIQLTSA